The DNA sequence GAACTTTTAAATAAAATTATAGAAGAAAACAAGAATGAAGATATTTTAATTGTTTGTGCAAGCAATTCTCAAGCACTTAAAGAAGAGCTGGACAATAAAGAGATTCCGGTCATAGAAGACAGAGAACTTGTAAAAAACAAAGATTTGACCTGTGGTTTTTTGATCAGTTATGATATGCCGATCAAAGCCATCGTCTATATAGCAAGAGTGTCAAAAGCTACACACAAGGCCGTAATGCTGTTGGATGAGAGTGAGCAAAAAGCCCTGCATGCTATAGAAACTTTGCTTGGACGTGCCATTAAACAAGAAACAGTTGAAGGTTTTGCATATCCGCAAAAAGAATCTAAAGATTCAGATGAACCAAAAAGAAAAAAACTCTCAAAAGATGAGATAAGAGAAGTTGCTAAAAAACGGTATGAAAGTTCTACACAGGAAAAGCCGAAGTTTGACAAGCCAAAAGGTGATTTTACAAAGGATGATGAAAAAGAGAACAAATGGGCAAAAAAGAAAAAAGTACCCAACAAGTTTTTAGGCAAAGATGAAAACGGCAAAGCAAAATTTTCAGGAAAAAGCGGCGAGCGTAATCACCGTTATGACGGGAAGCCAAGAGAAAAGCTTACAGGGAAAAAAATAAGCATTCAAGCCCGCAAACCAAAAGATACATAAAGGCATTAGTTTGACGCTAACGGGAAAGAATTTCTGCCACTCTTTGAGAACTCCCATGCTGCAGATATTCTCTTAAAGATTGGGAATTTTGTAAAAATTTCTCTCTGTCATACTCTTTATAAGCATTTAAAAGATTTTCTACAGTCACATCCTTCTGAATAAACTCAGGATGCAGTGCCTCCTTTTTATACTGTGAAAACATAATATTCCCAAGACCAAGATAATCCAGTTTCACAAGTCTGCTTGCTAGAAAATAATCAAACGGTTTTGCAATGTAACTCAAAACAAAAGGCACACCTATGAGTGCCGCTTCAAGTGTAGCCGTTCCACTGCAGATAAAAGCAAAATCTGCATTGTAAAGGGCGTTATGCGGTTCATGCGTGATGTCAAAATCACTTATATCTCCATATAATGACTTGATGTCTGTCTGGGAAAAATGCTCAGGTATAACCAGTGTTGCCTTTACATGTAAGTGCTGCACAAGTTCCCTAAAAACAGGCATGAGTTTTGTAATTTCACCTTTTCGACTGCCGGGCATAAACACGACATTTTGTACTTCGTCCCTGAGGGATTCTTTAAAGTGTGTAATTTGGTCAAGTAATGGATGCCCGACATATTCTATAGGAGCTTCTTTTGGATAGTAACTCGGCTCAAAAGGTAAAATAGAGCATAACCTGTCTATAGTTTTGGCAAGCACGGGAATGCGTTTTTTCTTCCAGGCCCAGGCTTGGGGCAGTATATAGTAGATTATCTTTTTTTGCGGGTATCTTTTTTTGATTTTTTTTGCCAGAGGCAGGTTGAAGCCGGAAGAGTCTATCAGCAGTATTTTATCCGCCTCTTTTGCAAGTTCTGTCATTTCGTCTGCAAGTTTGAAAAAGAACCGTAATTTTTTCAAAGCATCCACAAAACCCATAATAGCAAGGCTTCTCAAATCCACAATGGGCTCTCCCAGATTTTTATCAAAGATACCTATAAATTCAACATCATCGGCCAACTCTTTTTGTAATGATCTGAGATGCATATTTGCAGAGTGTTCGAGTGCTGATACAAGAATTTTCATGAGTTTTAAGCCTTAATAATTTATAATACGGACATTATATCAAAGGTGGTCTGAAATGCTTATATCAAATGCCGTAGTGTGTGACGTAAACGGAGAAAGAAATGTCGATGTACAGATACAAGACGGTGTGATTGTCGCCATAGGTGAAAATTTGCAGGATGAAAATGTTATAGATGCCCAAGGTGCCTATCTGTTGCCGAGTCTTATAGATACCAATGTAAGAGTGCTGGATTCTTCTTTAAATGCAAAAAATATAAAAACACTTGCGAAAGAGGCAAGAAAAGGCGGAGTAGGGCATATTGTATTAAATGCCGATGCAACACCTGCTATTGACAATGAAGTTGTTTTGGAATTTGCACAAAACGGTGTCAAAGATATCAAGGGCGTAAAGATTGATTTTATGCTGAACGCTTTAAAAGAAGATATGGCGCTTTCAAATATCGCGATTTTATTAAAAAAAGGTGTTGTGGCCCCTTATATGAGCACGATAGCAAAAAACAATATTGCTATTAAAATAGCAGAATATGTCAAGATGTATGACGTAACACTCTTTTGCAAGCCTGAGGACAACTCTTTGATTAATGCCGGTGTAATGCTTGAAGGAGATGTCAGCTCAAAACTCGGACTGGCAGGAATTCCTGAGCTGAGTGAAGTATTACATGTATCACGAATGATAGAAATAGCAAGATATTTCAATATTAAAATACTCTTTAAGTCCATTGCCTCACCTCGTTCTATAGAGCTTATCACTAAGGCAAAAAAAGAGGGTGTCCATGTAAGCTGTGAAGTCTCCGTACATCACTTGATTTATTCCGATGAAGCCTGTGAAGGTTTTAATACAACGGCAAAACTCAATCCTCCTTTAGCAAGCAGGGAAGATGTCATTCTTTTGCAAAATGCTTTAAAAAATGGTGATATTGATGTTCTGAGTGTTTTGCATCAGCCAAATTCACCTGTAAATAAAGAAGTGGCGTTCTTTGATGCGGCCTATGGATGTGAAGCACTTGAAGATGCACTTTCGATTTATTATACAAAACTGGTAAAATCAGGGATGATCTCTATGAGCGAATTAGTAAAATTGACTGTACAAAATCCTGCCAAATGTATCAATACGAAAGCAGGAATTATAGAGGTAGGACAAAATGCAGCAGACATTGTGCTTTTTGACACAAATGAAAAAAAAGTTATCCACAATGCCCAGTCGCTTTATAACGGCGAAGCACTTTTTGGAACTGCTATTCCAATGCCGGAAGAGAGTGATAAAAAGTAACAACAGTCGGCACTGAAGTACCGATTCCGAAGTCTTTTTGGAACCCGTACTTCAGTGCGGGCTGAATTGCTTTTATGTTTAAATTACTTGAAAATCAACTTCTTTTTGCATAAAATATTTGTTTATACTCTGCAAAGCTGTCTGCTAAAATAGCCTCACGAACTTCTCTCATCAGGTTGAGATAGTAATGCAGGTTGTGAATCGTAGCAAGTCTGAAGTAGGTTATTTCACGCGCACGAAATAGATGGTTGATGTAGGCACGGCTGTATGTTTTACATGTAAGGCACTGACACTCAGGGTCTATAGGTAAAGGATCTTCTTTGAACTTGGCCCCTTTGATGTTTATTTTCCCAAATGAGGTAAAAAGCGTGCCGTTTCTTGCATTTCTTGTGGGCATTACACAGTCAAACATATCGATGCCGCGTTCAATATTTTCTATTAAATCTTCCGGTGTACCGACACCCATCAGGTAACGGGGTTTGTCTTTTGGCATATATTGTACGGTATGTTCTACCGTATCGTACATTTCATTGTTGAGTTCTCCTACAGAGAGCCCGCCGATGGCAAAACCGTCATAATCCAAAGCACACAGTTCGGTCGCACTTTTTGTTCGAAACGCTTTGTCTGTGCCGCCTTGAATTATGGCAAAAATATTCTGTTCAACGCCCACACCCTCTTTTTGCTTTGCACGAAAGTACTCTATTGATTCTTCTGCCCAGGCAGTTGTCCGTTCTATAGAGAGTTTTATGCGCTCCTGTGTTGCCGGCAGTGCAACCAAATCATCTAAAATCATCATGATGTCAGAACCGAGATTGTGTTGGATGTCTATTACCTTTTTAGGTGTAAAAAAGTGTTTGCTGCCGTCAATGTGGGAGCGAAACTCTATACCGTCAGTTTTTGATTTTGAGATGTCGCTTAATGAAAATGCCTGGAAACCGCCGCTGTCTGTCAAAAAACTTTTAGGGTATTGTGTAAAGCCGTGAAGCTTGCCCATCTTGGCAACCGTTTTGTCTCCGGGACGCAGATACATATGGTAGGTGTTTGCCAAAATGATGTCGGCACCGAGTAATTCTAAAACATCATGTGCATCCAAAGATTTCACACTGCCTATAGTACCGACAGGCATAAAAACAGGTGTTTTAATGGTGGAATGGGCTGTTTTAAGAGTTCCCGCACGGGCATTTTTTGAAGTTGCATCTAAAGTAAATTCCATATTTCTCCACTCATTTTAAAATTTTGTGAAATTATAGCTAATTTATGTCAGTAAAATATAGGTGATATCATCTTCTTGTATTTCTATCTTTTTTTGATACAAATTTTCAAATTCCTCAACACTGTTTGCCTGCATAAAATCTTCTGCAATATATGCATTATAACTCTCTTGTGAATTATGAACCGTGTTCTCATTCAAACCGTCACTGTAGAGAATCATTTTTTTAAGTTTTTGTATATCCAGTGTGTCAACAGTAAATTTTTTTGTATAGGATGCCAGAGGAGTATTGTTGGATTTGAGTTTGCATACTTCATCGGTATCGAGCATATAGAGTAGAGGAGGCATAGAAAAAATCGCATAACTCAGGGTATTGTGCTTAAAATGTAAAAAATGCGCACAAAGTACTTCATATTTTAGTAAATTTGGTCGTATAAACTTCACTAACGAGTTGAGTAATGTCTCAAGCGAAAACAGTTTTTTTTCTTCTTTTAGCAAATCAACAGAGTAGTTGACAAAAGAACTGCACAGCATTGCAGTCACAGAAGCAGAGATGCCTTTGCCCATACCGTCTACCAAAAAGATAAAATACTCATTTTCATTTAACTTTCGTATAATATAGCTGTCTCCGCTGAGCGTGTCTTTTGGCTTATAGACGGCTTTACATGTAAGTTTTAGAAGCCTGTTGTCCTCTTCCAAATCATTTTTTGTAATAATTTTTTCTTTTGCAAAAGTAATACCTTCCTGATAATTGCTGTATTTTATTTTTTGGTCCTGTTCTTTCATAATACATCTGTCAACTATGATGGATTTTACTGCCTGATTGAATATTGAGACTAAAGAAGAGACAGTAAAAGGTCGTTTTAAAAAGCTTGCAATATGCAGATCAATTGCTTCTTTGAGAATTTCAATACTTTGAAAAGAAGTTACCAGTACTATTGGAACAGAAGTATCCACTTTGCGTATTTTTTTGCTCATTTGCAGTCCGTTGCATATCGGCATACTGTATCTGGTAATAACAATATCTATTTCATTTTTTTGAAAGCTGTTAAAACCTTCTAGACCGTTTTTGGCACAATATACATTTTTGAACATATCGGTAAAAATGTTTTTATATATCTGTATCGTTTTTGTATCGTTTTCAACACATAATATATTTAAAGTTTTATATATGTCTGATATATAGTCATTCATCAATGCGCGGAGAGTTTTTTTACATTCAATAAAGGAACCAGATTCAAATCATCCAAAAGTTCATGCAAACCTTCATTTTGTATGTGTACCTCAAGATTTATCCCGTCGTCCACGAGTTTACACAGGTATCCTATAATAGAGGAGGTAATGGAGATGGATTCCAAAATGAGAATTTTTATATATTTTATATCCGGAGAATTGTCAATCATCTTTTCAATTTCGTTTTTTATTTCTTCATAATGGCTTATAGCCTTGATATTGCCTTTTACAGTTATAGTATTTAATGATGATGAAATTTCCATTTTTAGCTCCAGTTTGCTTTTTATAAATAGTACGCCTCTATATATTAAGAATTGCTTAATCTTGCGATTTAAAATAGCAAATAATTATAAAATGTCACTAATCAGATATTTGCAATGCTATTAGAGACTTCTAAGCCCATTTATTATAGAATTGTAAAAATATTTTTAAAGGTGAGTGAATGGCAACAATCGGTATGAGTGATATCAAAAAAAATGTGCGTCTGATAGTAGGGGAAGTTCCGTATAAAGTAGTAGAGTTCCAACATGTAAAACCGGGGAAAGGGGCAGCATTTGTCCGTATGAAAATGAAAAGCTTTTTAAACGGTAAAGTAGTGGAAAAAACAGTGCATGCGGGTGACAAGTTTGAAGTGCCTGTGATTGAATACAAAACAATGCAGTACCTGTATGATGACGGAGAGATGTATCAGTTTATGGATAATGAAACATATGATCAGCTTGGCTTGACATATGAGCAGTGTGATGATGCTTCTAAATGGTTTAAAGACGGTATCAACGTTGATATTGTGTTTTACAAAGGCAAGGCGATTTCTGTGCAGGCTCCGGAAGTAATGGAATTTGTTATCACAGAAACACCGCCGAATTTTAAAGGTGATACATCAAGCGGAAGCAAAAAACCTGCAACACTCGAAAGCGGTGCTGTTGTTCAGGTACCGTATCATGTGCTAGAGGGTGATACTGTTAAAGTCAATACAGTTGACGGCGAGTATTTAGAAAAAGTTAAATAATTTAACTTCACTGATTAAGGAATAAGCAGCATGGGATTAAGCAATAAAGAGTTACCGAAATTAGGCCTTTTGTATATGGACTATGTCCTGAGATTTTTTGACCACTCCAATTTCAAAGGGTGGCCAAACAAAATAGAAACAGTGACATATCACTGGAAAAATGATAAAGAGAGATTTATTCAAGAGGTCAAAGACAAAAAAATTGATGTACTTATCGGCAATATTCCTGCTACTGCTTATGAGACATTTCGTGAAATTGCTCGAGCCTTGCCTCATGTGCGTTTTATTCCTTCTTTGGATACACAGTTTTCTAACAAATCAAAAGAGAATGTGACACGGTTTGCCTGGAAATATGACTTGCCGATTCCAAAGACCTATATTTACTACAATCATAAAAAAGCGGATGAAGCACTGAAAAAAGCAAAGTACCCTAAAATCATAAAAAAGTCCTACGGACCTTCAAATTACGGCGGTTATTTTGTGCATAAAGTCGACAGTTATGAGGAAGCAAAAGCACTTTTGGAAGAAAAAAGATATCATCCCGTTTATGTGCAGGATTTTGTGCCGATGGAGGCAGACATTCGTGTTATGCTCATAGGGCATAAACCTGTATGTGCCTTTTGGCGTCGTGCGCCTGAGGGGGAATGGCTGACAAATACTTCCCAGGGCGGCAGTATGGATTATAATGATGTACCAAAATCCGTACTTGATTTGGCAGTAAAAGTCTCCAAGGCTGCAAAAGCAGAATACTGGGCCTGTGATGTGGCTTACGGTAAAGACGGGAAGGTCCGTATTTTAGAGTGTGCGACTGCATTTGCCGCTTTTCCTTATATAAGAGACTGGATCGGGGAATACCTGATGTGGCTTTTAAGCGAGGGAAGATTTAGAAAACCGCATATTCCAATGTTTAACTGGGAAGAGCTGGGAAAAATCTCTCCGGATTTACTGCGAACAATGCGACACATTACTTTTGGTGAATATCGTGCAAGTTATGACGGTGCCTACTTTGGTAAAAAGAAGAAAATGTATGGTGACAAAGAAGTTTATCTGCATGAACTGGATAAAAAGTATAAAATTTCTGCCGTCAAACCACGATACAGTGAGGAGTGGCCGAGTGAAAAATGGAATTATCAGGATAAACTCTCGCTTAAACCGTTGCGTTCTTTGAAGAAAGATTCGAATGTAGAAGTTCCAAAGCCTACGAAAGATGAATCACAGGAGTCTTTTAGTGATGAGGTGAAAATTACACAAGAAGAACTGAGTGATTTTTTAACATCTGTAAAAGGCATAGGGAAAAAGAAAGTAAAAAAAATAGTGGAACATTTTGGTGATGTGGATGAGGTAATTGGTGTATTGCATCAAAATCCGAATATGCTGACAGAAATAAAAGGCATTACGGAGAAGCTTGTAAAAAAAATAAAAAAAGCATGGAAAAAGCTTCTTAAATAAGGAGCTTTTTTTCATCTTCTTACCTCAAATTAAGTCATTTTAACTATAATCACTCTATTCTTTACATACTAAAAAACGGAGTGATTTTTGAGTGCAAAACCTTCCTTTACACATTTACATCTTCATACAGAATACTCACTGTTAGACGGTGCAAACAAACTCTCAAACCTTGTTTCAAGAGTCAAAGAACTTGGGATGACAAGTGTTGCTATGACAGATCACGGCAATATGTTTGGAGCTATTGATTTTTACAAGCAGATGAAAAATGCCGGACTCAAGCCTATTATCGGTATGGAAGGGTACATTCACAACGGTGAGACTCTTGGCGATAAAAGTACAAAACAGCGTTTTCATATCTGTTTATATGCCAAAAATAAAAAGGGATATGAAAATCTGATGTACCTCTCCTCCAAAGCCTTTATAGAGGGCTTTTACTATTTCCCGCGAATCAACAAAAAAGAGCTGAGAGAACACAGTGAGGGGATTATCTGTACCTCTGCATGTCTTCAGGGAGAAGTAAACTGGCACCTAAATCTGCAAAATGAAAGAAATGTCAAAAACGGTGCGCTCGGATATGAGGGTGCTTTAGATGTCGCTCGGGAGTATCAGGATATTTTCGGTGATGATTTTTACCTTGAACTGATGCGTCACGGTATCGGGGATCAACTCTACATAGATGAGCAGATTTTAAAAATTTCCAAAGAAACAGGTATTAAAGTTGTGGCGACAAATGACACACACTATACCTATCCTGAAGATGCCCAGTACCATGAGGCCTTTATGTGCATAGGGATGAATAAACTTTATGATGATCCAAATCGTATGCGTCACTCGGTACATGAGTTTTATATAAAATCTCCTGATGAGATGGCACGGCTTTTTGCCGATATTCCGGAAGCTTTAGAACATACGCAGGAAATTACAGACAAAATAGAAGATTTTGTACCCATTGTAAAATCACCGACACCGCCCAACTTTAAATTTACGCAGGAGTATGCAAAAGAAGAGGGGCTTGATATAGACTTTGAAGATGATCCCCCTTTACCTGAAAATGCCACAGAAGAAGAGAAAAAAAAGTGGATGAGTGCTGCTGATAAGAATGATGCTGAATTTTTCATTGTCAAATGCCGACAGGGACTCCAAAAGCGTCTGAAAATTGTTCCAAAAGAGAAGCATCAGGAGTATCGTGACAGGCTGGAATTTGAGATGAACATCATTAACTCTATGAAATTTCCCGGTTATATGATGATTGTTTGGGACTTTGTTAAAGAGGCAAAGCGTCTGGGTATTGCAGTAGGTCCAGGACGGGGAAGTGCTGCCGGAAGCCTGGTTGCCTACTCTTTGGAGATTACCGACATTGACCCGATGAAATACGACCTGCTTTTTGAGCGTTTTTTAAATCCTGAGCGTGTGAGTATGCCCGATATTGATATGGATTTTATGCAGGCGCGCCGCGGAGAAGTGATAGACTATGTCACAAAAAAATACGGGCGTAATCAGGTTGCCCAAATCATTACTTTTGGTTCTTTGCTTGCCAAGGGAGTCATTCGGGATGTGGCACGTGTTTTGGATATGCCGCTTAGTAAAGCCGACCAGATGGCAAAACTTGTACCCGATGAACTCGGCATTACACTTAACGGTAAAACAAAAAACGGAGAGTTTAAAGAGGGTGCTTTTCAAAAAGAGCCAAAACTTCGAGAACTCATAGAGAGTGATCCTCAGGTCGGACGGGTTTGGGAATTTGCCAAAAAGCTTGAAGGGCTCAAGCGAAATGCAGGAATGCACGCTGCCGGTGTCGTTATAAGCAATGAAGAGTTATGGAAAAAAACACCTATATACAAGCCTTCCGGGGAAGATACCTTTGTCACACAGTATTCACTCAACTATATGGAAGATGTCGATTTAATCAAGTTTGACTTCTTGGGTCTAAAAACACTCGATGTTATTGACAATGCAATCAAACTCATTAAAAGAAGATACAACAAGGAGATAGACTGGCATCAGATAGACGAAAATGACAAAAATGTGTATGATGTCATTCAGACCGGTGAAACAGTCGGAATGTTTCAGATAGAATCATCCGGTATGCAGGATCTGAACCGTCGTTTAAAACCTTCAAACTTTGAGGATTTGATTGCGGTCCTGGCACTGTATCGTCCGGGTCCTATGGAATCAGGGATGCTTGATGATTTCATCGAGCGTAAACACGGACGACAGGAAATTACCTATGTTTTTCCCGCACTTGAAGAGATACTCAAGCCTACCTACGGAGTTATAGTTTATCAAGAACAGGTTATGCAGATTGTGCAGACTATCGGTGGATTTTCTCTCGGTGGTGCAGATATTGTGCGCCGTGCCATGGGGAAGAAAAAAGTCGAGGAGATGCTTAAATACAACAAAGAGTTCTCCGAGGGTGCAGCCAAACAGGGGCTTGATTATAAAACGGCTTCAGAACTCTTTGATTTGATTGAAAAGTTTGCCGGATACGGTTTCAACAAATCACACTCGGCAGCCTATGCCATGGTTACTTTTCAAACGGCATGGCTCAAGACATATTATCCCAATGAATTTATGGCAGCACTTTTAACCTCAGACAAAGACAATACAGAAAAAGTAGTGCGCTATATAGATGAAGTCAAGCGAATGGGCATAGCACTTTCTCCTCCTGATATCTGTGACTCTTATTTGGAATTTTCTGCTATTACGAAAAATCAGCAGGAGATTATTTTGTTTGGTTTGGGCGGTATAAAAGGGGTTGGAGAAGCAGCTATTTATGCCATGATAGAAGAGCGCGAAGAAAACGGCGACTATACCTCTTTGCAGGATTTTGTCAACAGAATCGAGCCAAGTAAAGTAAACAAGCGTGTTATTGAAGCCATTATAAAGTCAGGCGGATTTGACAGATACGGCTACTCACGAAAAGCACTCTTAGACCAGATAGAACTGATTGTGGAGACGGCAAAAAAAGCGAGTGAAGCAAAGAAAAATGCAGTTGGTTCTCTTTTTGGAGATGATGAAGAGATTACAACCGTAAAACTCGAACTTACAAACTCAGACGAATATGAACTCAAAGAGATTTTAGAGTTTGAAAAAGAGACTTTGGGATTTTATGTCTCCGGGCATCCGATGGATAATTTCAGACAAGAATTGGATGAGCTAAATTATACACTCTCATCAGAACTTGAAAGCATCAAAGACGGCTCTTTTGCTATATTTATAGGAAAAGTAGAAGAGATAACGAAAAAAATCTCTAAAAAAGGGAATCAGTTCGGTATTGTCAACCTGATGGACTTTCATGGAAATATTGAAATTATGCTTTTTTCCGATAAGCTCGAACAACTCAGTGAAATGGACTTGGAAGAACCTGTTGCTTTTAAGGCAAGAGTCACGCATACTGATTTTGGACCACGACTCAATGTTACAAAGCTAATGACACTCAAACAGGCAAAGAAAGAGACAAAAAAAGTAAAAACAGAGATTCAAGAAGCGCCGCCGGAGCCAATTAATTTGGCTGTACGACTGAGCAGTAATTTTGATGTACTGGAAAAACTTTATACGCTTATCAGGCAAAATCCGGGGAACAGACCGCTTAAAATTACCATAGTATCAAAACTGCACAATGTCGTCATAGATTCCGCCATACATGTAAATGCACAGCTCATAACTGCGCTTGAAGGCAATGAATTTGTGGATATAATAGGATAAACAGATGAATAAACAAGATTTCAACGAAGGACTTTTAGGCTTTTTGGATGCTTCGCCTACGCCTTTTCATGCGACGCAAAATATGGCAATGATGTTTGAAAATGCAGGATTTATCAAGCTTGATGAAACAGATAAATGGGAACTTAAAGCAGGACAAAAGTATTATGTCACACGCAATGGCTCTTCAATAATTGCCTTTACCTACCCAAAAACAGAAAAAAATTATGTGATGGTTGGGGCACATACCGATTCGCCAAACCTGAAACTCAAGCCAAATCCTGTAATAAAAGAGCATGGTGTGGTGAAATTCGGTGTTGAGCCTTACGGCGGACTGCTCTTAAATCCCTGGTTTGACAGAGATTTGTCTTTAGCGGGTCGGGTAAGTTATCTTGATGCAAACAAGACTTTGCAAAGTATCTTGATTAATGTGCAAAAGCCAATCGCTGTTATTCCATCGCTAGCCATTCATTTGGACGACAAAGCCAACAAAGAGAGAACGGTGAACAAACAGACAGATATCTGTCCGGTTTTGAGCACAAATGAAGATTTTGATTTTGATGAATTTATTAAATGGCAGCTTGCAAACAACGGTATTGGAGATGTCGAAGAAATTTATGCAAGTGAGTTGAGCTTTTATGATACACAAAAAGCAGAATTTGTAGGGCTGCGGAATGATTTTATTGCAAGTGCGCGGCTTGATAATCTGCTGAGTTGTTACACAGGCATGGTTAGTATTTGCAGTGTAAATACAGACAAGCCTATGCTTTTCATCGCAAGTGACCATGAAGAGGTGGGGAGTGAATCGACGAGCGGAGCAGGGGGCAGTTTTTTAGAAAATACCCTGCACAGAATGTTTGATGATTATGAAGAGTATATGCAGATGACAAGAAGCTCTTTGATGATAAGTGCAGACAATGCCCATGCAATTCATCCAAATTACCCGGCAAAACATGACAGCAATCATGCCCCGCATATAAACAAAGGTGTTGTCATAAAAGTCAATGCAAATCAGCGATATGCCTCCAATGACAAAACAATAGCAAAGTTTAAGTATAACGCTTCATTGTTACATGTAAGGCTGCAAAATTTTGTGACAAGAAGCGATATGGGATGTGGCTCCACCATAGGACCCATCACGGCTTCGCGTTTAGGAATAGACACCATAGATGTAGGACTGCCAACCTGGGCAATGCATTCCATACGCGAACTTGCCGGCAGTGATGATGCACATGATTTGTATAAAATTTTGACAGGACTCAGTGCTTAATGGCATCTATTACACCGCAGGAACTTAATGTTCTTATTCAGCAGACTTATAAGGTTGAGAATGAGTTTAATGAGTTAAAGGCCTCGTATGCACACC is a window from the Sulfurimonas hydrogeniphila genome containing:
- the dnaE gene encoding DNA polymerase III subunit alpha, whose amino-acid sequence is MSAKPSFTHLHLHTEYSLLDGANKLSNLVSRVKELGMTSVAMTDHGNMFGAIDFYKQMKNAGLKPIIGMEGYIHNGETLGDKSTKQRFHICLYAKNKKGYENLMYLSSKAFIEGFYYFPRINKKELREHSEGIICTSACLQGEVNWHLNLQNERNVKNGALGYEGALDVAREYQDIFGDDFYLELMRHGIGDQLYIDEQILKISKETGIKVVATNDTHYTYPEDAQYHEAFMCIGMNKLYDDPNRMRHSVHEFYIKSPDEMARLFADIPEALEHTQEITDKIEDFVPIVKSPTPPNFKFTQEYAKEEGLDIDFEDDPPLPENATEEEKKKWMSAADKNDAEFFIVKCRQGLQKRLKIVPKEKHQEYRDRLEFEMNIINSMKFPGYMMIVWDFVKEAKRLGIAVGPGRGSAAGSLVAYSLEITDIDPMKYDLLFERFLNPERVSMPDIDMDFMQARRGEVIDYVTKKYGRNQVAQIITFGSLLAKGVIRDVARVLDMPLSKADQMAKLVPDELGITLNGKTKNGEFKEGAFQKEPKLRELIESDPQVGRVWEFAKKLEGLKRNAGMHAAGVVISNEELWKKTPIYKPSGEDTFVTQYSLNYMEDVDLIKFDFLGLKTLDVIDNAIKLIKRRYNKEIDWHQIDENDKNVYDVIQTGETVGMFQIESSGMQDLNRRLKPSNFEDLIAVLALYRPGPMESGMLDDFIERKHGRQEITYVFPALEEILKPTYGVIVYQEQVMQIVQTIGGFSLGGADIVRRAMGKKKVEEMLKYNKEFSEGAAKQGLDYKTASELFDLIEKFAGYGFNKSHSAAYAMVTFQTAWLKTYYPNEFMAALLTSDKDNTEKVVRYIDEVKRMGIALSPPDICDSYLEFSAITKNQQEIILFGLGGIKGVGEAAIYAMIEEREENGDYTSLQDFVNRIEPSKVNKRVIEAIIKSGGFDRYGYSRKALLDQIELIVETAKKASEAKKNAVGSLFGDDEEITTVKLELTNSDEYELKEILEFEKETLGFYVSGHPMDNFRQELDELNYTLSSELESIKDGSFAIFIGKVEEITKKISKKGNQFGIVNLMDFHGNIEIMLFSDKLEQLSEMDLEEPVAFKARVTHTDFGPRLNVTKLMTLKQAKKETKKVKTEIQEAPPEPINLAVRLSSNFDVLEKLYTLIRQNPGNRPLKITIVSKLHNVVIDSAIHVNAQLITALEGNEFVDIIG
- a CDS encoding M18 family aminopeptidase; amino-acid sequence: MNKQDFNEGLLGFLDASPTPFHATQNMAMMFENAGFIKLDETDKWELKAGQKYYVTRNGSSIIAFTYPKTEKNYVMVGAHTDSPNLKLKPNPVIKEHGVVKFGVEPYGGLLLNPWFDRDLSLAGRVSYLDANKTLQSILINVQKPIAVIPSLAIHLDDKANKERTVNKQTDICPVLSTNEDFDFDEFIKWQLANNGIGDVEEIYASELSFYDTQKAEFVGLRNDFIASARLDNLLSCYTGMVSICSVNTDKPMLFIASDHEEVGSESTSGAGGSFLENTLHRMFDDYEEYMQMTRSSLMISADNAHAIHPNYPAKHDSNHAPHINKGVVIKVNANQRYASNDKTIAKFKYNASLLHVRLQNFVTRSDMGCGSTIGPITASRLGIDTIDVGLPTWAMHSIRELAGSDDAHDLYKILTGLSA